A region of the Epinephelus fuscoguttatus linkage group LG22, E.fuscoguttatus.final_Chr_v1 genome:
GTAAAACATGACTCTCTTCTTGGTTGCCAAGCaactcaattcaattcaataatctttattggcatgactgtagattaacaatattgccaaagacattaaaaatttacaaataaagtacaataataaaagtaagtcagaaaactataaaaaaaaaaagattaaatatatgatatataatacaaaatacaccaatctacaatacaatacaccaatatataatatagaaaaaaaatgaataaagaaaaatgtagatggtgagttacaaggactgtaaatatagacaggtgtgtcaggtgttgtgatggttgtccctcaggctgtggcataacctgacatatgttgctgctgctaagctgctgactctgttctctccaaggatgtgttgcattttagtttgatcaggcagagaatcaaagtcagtgactttatgttttatttttgagaggaagtcggctctgatgtgttcatacttgctgcagtgcaacaggaagtgtgtctctgtctccacttgtctgtgtggacagagctcacacaacctgtcctctctgggcagccaggtctgcctgtgtctgcccgtctctatggccaagctgtggtcactgagtctgtacatggtcaaagtcttcctcagtttctcatcagtcacggtgctcagatattctgccaccgtgtactgtctatttagagccaaataacactgaagtttgctttgcgttttgtggtcgatgtccaatagttaatgtaatgttctttttgtttctctataatttggtgggtccagattgtgtgagggctgtgctgaggtcttgtgttgttagaggagctgagcctcaggaccagctggctgagggctcttctccatgttctcctcttggcattgcagagctttgtagtggtaggagttggggtcacttgttttaaggtgtttataaaatttgatggctcttttttgaattctaattaaaagggggaattggcctagctcagctcggcacccgttgttgggggtgttcctgtgcactctcaggatgctcttgcaaatctctgtatgcaggatttcgatggggtgtttgtcccatttttcaaaatcttgatttgcaagaggaccccacacctcactaccatacagaataattggttcaattatagatttgaatattttgagccagattctaatgggcatattaatgtttgaagatttctttatagcatagaaagcccttcttcccttctctctgagatcatcaaCAGCCAGGTTAAAGTTTCCCGTGGACGTGATGTGTAGTCCTAAGTATGTGTAGTCgtgtgtgctctctctctctctctctctctctctctctctctctctctctctctcctgtcctctgtacCTCAGTCCTTTGTCCCTCTGCCCCTCTGTCTTCTGTCCCTCAGTCTTCTGTCCATGtgtcctctctccctgtgtccttCCGTCCTCCGTCCTTATGTCTCTCTTACCCTCAATCTCTCTGCCGCTCTGtctccctgtccctctgtcctctgtccctcagttttctgtccctctgtcttttgACCCTCAGTCCTcagtccctctgtctgtctctctgtccctgtcttctgttcctctgtccctctgtcctctgtccctctgtcctctgtccctcagttttctgtccctctgtcttttgACCCTCAGTCCTcagtccctctgtctgtctctctgtccctgtcttctgttcctctgtccctctgtctccctgtccTTCTTCTGTCCccgtccctctgtcctctgtccccgtccctctctccctctccttctgtccccgtctctctgtccttctgtcatctgtccctctgtcttctgtccctctgtcctcacagCAGATCAGGCTAACAGAGTAAATATTGTCCTCTCTCTCCCAGTTTCCGGTCGGACTGGTTCTTTGATGGGAACCAGTTTGTGTCTCTGGGCTGTTTGAGGACGTGGCAGGACGCGGATCACTTTTCTCTCCGCTGAGTCTCAGCTGCAGCTGCTATTGGTCCACGTGAGGCCTGCAGCCAATGACGAGCGAGTGCGATGACCGAGTCCAATGACGCCATCAGCCCCACGCGAGCCCCTGCTGAAGTGGACCAATGGCAGCGGGAGAAGTGTTGCAGGCGGCTCCGGATTGGCTGCGGCAGGACGGAAGCGGCGGAGCGGGTCCGGAGTGTGAAATGATCGGAGACAAGAAAAGAGACGGACGGTAAAAAGACACGAACAGAGTCCAGGTGAGACGGACAGGTGCACGAGCTCCACACCAACAGGTAAGACATCAGCTGTTTGTTCAGGCGGAGGAGACGTGACGGTGTCGGCTCACAGCTGCGCACTGTTTCTGTCACTGACATCATCtccttcatcttcatctctAATAAGTTTGACGTGTCTGATCATGTTTCTGCTTCCTTTCTATTAACGTCATTTATTACAGACTGACTCTGAgtcatcttcatcctcatcctcatcttctTTAATAAGCTTCCTGCCTCTGATCACGTGATCATGCTCCTGTTGTtgctctcatcatcatcatcatcatcatctgtgtTTGTAGAATATGTTTCcgcttcacttcctgtctcatcTGCATCACAGATGTAACTCAGCAGTACTCAGTTACTTCAGTgaaaaatactctgttaaataaaacatgtttttgtgatgtcacagactcctaaaatctgtgacatcactgaaCAGACGACTCGTTAACAGCGGGACGTCTCTCTGAGGATGCTCATGAGACTCAGCTGAACTTTGTCCTCCCCATGTCTTTGTCCTGTCCTTTGGGATGGTTATTATGAGATATGTCCGATATTTCATCTTAATGTCATGTGACACCTCGCTgtcaatcaatgaatcaatcaatcaattttatttataaagcccaatatcacaaatcacaatttgcctcagaggcttcACAGCATACAacacccctctgtccttaggaccctcacagctgatcaggacaaactccccccaaaaaatccttTGTCCTCACTGTCCTCGCTGTCCTCATTGTCCTTACTGTCCTCACTGTCCACTGTCCATCGTTTGTCCTGTGGGAATGTATCGTCTGTGTCCAGCTTTTTCTTTGCTGAAAACAAATTTCCTTCAGGACgagtttcttttattttaaagtatcAGAAGTTGAAGTTTCAGTCTGTGaataaaatctaaatctaaaatcacTTCTGTCAGCGTGTTGTTGTAAATTtagattttgttgatttattaaTATCTGAGCAGTTTAAAGACTCTTCATTATCAggtatttaaatttttaatcatcatcacaaagctgctcttttattttctttgtaaaaTCTTAAAGCAAGTTTCAGAAAATTATGTGAGGTTATGGTCACATTTTACTGCCACCATCCCAAAACATACCTGTAGTCATTACACTCATTAATCAGACTCACCTGTGTCAGGTTAacggatgatgatgatgatgatctaCTTAGAGAATAAAAGCAGTCACACATCTTTAACCTgtgaaacatgattttttttttttcagtgaagtTATTGATGTTTATTAATCAGTGAATCTTTGTTTGGATCGTTAACTTGAGTCTGTTTCCTGTCCGTCAGTCTGTCAGGATGATCCGTCCATTGCTGATGTGTTTCGTCCTCTGCGTCGTCTCCGGCAGCAGTAAACCAACAGAGAAGAAGAGTCGTGTTCATGAGGAAGAACCCCTCAGCCACCTCGAACATGACGACCACAAAAACTATGACTACGACCACGAAGCCTTTCTAGGTCAGGACGAGGCCAAAACCTTCGACCACCTCCCACCAGAGGAGAGCAAACGCAGGCTCGGGTGAgttcctgtgtttgtgtctttaacGTAGAAAGACTTTAAATCAGAACACACGTGTCCTCCAACATCACCTGAGCTGCAGGTGTGTCTTCCTCTTAACGTCTTCAGTCAGGTTCATTTTTATAAGCGGACAAACTGGATTTTATTTCCTGGTTCCTGGTAGAAACGTCCCAAACTGGTTCGACAAGTTCACTCaggttttatttgtttacacACAAGTTTATTTCAGTGACTGAAACACCTGAGACATCGGTGAGACACCTGAGACATCGgtgagacatcagtgagacaagTGAAGCATTAGTGAGACTACAGTGACACATTAGTGAGATATCAGTGAAACAACACTGAGATATCAGTAAGACAACACTGAGACAACActgagacaacagtgagacaacagtgagacaacagtgggccatcagtgagacaacagtgggccatcagtgagacatcagtgagacaacactgagacatcagtgagacaaaagtgagacatcagtgagacaacacTGAGACAAGACTGAAacaacagtgagacatcagtgagacaacacTGAGACATCAGTGTGACAACAGTGGgccatcagtgagacaacagtgagacaacactgagacatcagtgagacaacagtgggccatcagtgagacaacagtaagacaacagtgggccatcagtgagacaacagtaagacaacagtgagacaacactgagacatcagtgagacaacagtgagacaacagtgagacaacactgagacatcagtgagacaacagtgagacaacagtgggccatcagtgagacaacagtaagacaacagtgggccatcagtgagacaacagtaagacaacagtgagacaacagtgggccatcagtgagacaacagtaagacaacagtgagacatcagtgagacaacagtaagacaacagtgagacaacagtgggccatcagtgagacaacagtaagacaacagtgagacaacagtgggccatcagtgagacaacagtaaGACAACAGtaagacaacagtgagacatcagtgagacatcagtgggccatcagtgagacaacagtaagacaacagtgagacaacagtgggccatcagtgagacaacagtaagacaacagtgggccatcagtgagacaacagtaagacaacagtgggccatcagtgagacaacagtgagacatcagtgagacaacagtaagacaacagtgggccatcagtgagacaagagtgggccatcagtgagacaacagtgggccatcagtgagacaacagtgggccatcagtgagacaacagtgggccatcagtgagacaacagtgggccatcagtgagacaacagtgggccatcagtgagacaacagtgagacatcagtgagacaacagtgagacatcagtgagacaacagtgggccatcagtgagacaacagtgagacatcagtgagacaacagtgagacatcagtgagacaacagtaagacaacagtgggccatcagtgagacaacagtgggccatcagtgagacatcagcgagacaacagtgggccatcagtgagacaacagtgagacaacagtgagacaacagtgggccatcagtgagacaacagtgagacaacagtgggccatcagtgagacaacagtgagacaacagtgagacaacagtgagacatcagtgagacaacagtaagacaacagtgagacatcagtgagacatcagtcAGACAACAGTGAGCCATCAGtcagacaacagtgagacaacagtgggccatcagtgagacatcagcGAGACAACAGTAAGACAACAGTGGgccatcagtgagacaacagtgagacaacagtgggccatcagtgagacatcagtgagacaacagtgagacatcagtgagacatcagtgagacaacagtaagacaacagtgggccatcagtgagacaacagtgagacatcagtgagacaacagtgagacaacagtgggccatcagtgagacatcagtgagacaacagtgggccatcagtgagacatcagtgagacaacagtaagacaacagtgggccatcagtgagacaacagtgagacatcagtgagacaacagtgggaCAACAGTGGgacatcagtgagacatcagtgagacaacagtgggacatcagtgagacatcagtgagacaacagtgggccatcagtgagacatcagcgagacaacagtgagacaacagtgggacatcagtgagacatcagcgagacaacagtgagacaacagtgggacatcagtgagacatcagcgagacaacagtgagacaacagtgggacatcagtgagacatcagcgagacaacagtgagacaacagtgggacatcagtgagacatcagcgagacaacagtgagacaacagtgagacatcagtgagacaacagtgagcCATCAGtcagacaacagtgagacaacagtgagacaacagtgagccatcagtgagacatcagcgagacaacagtgagacaacagtgggccatcagtgagacatcagtgagacatcagtaagacaacagtgggccatcagtgagacaacagtgagacatcagtgggccatcagtgagacatcagcGAGACATCAGCGAGACAACACtgagacatcagtgagacaacagtgagcCATCAGTCAGACAACAGTGGgacatcagtgagacatcagcgagacaacagtgagacaacagtgggccatcagtgagacatcagtgagacatcagtaagacaacagtgagacatcagtgagacaacagtgagacaacagtgggccatcagtgagacatcagcgagacaacagtgagacaacagtgggccatcagtgagacatcagtgagacaacagtaagacaacagtgagacatcagtgagacatcagtgagacaacagtgggacaacagtgagacaacagtgagacaacagtgggacatcagtgagacatcagcgagacaacagtgagacaacagtgggacatcagtgagacatcagcgagacaacagtgagacaacagtgagacatcagtgagacaacagtgagcCATCAGtcagacaacagtgagacaacagtgagacaacagtgagacaacagtgggccatcagtgagacaacagtgagacaacagtgagacaacagtgggccatcagtgagacatcagtgagacatcagtaagacaacagtgagacaacagtgagacaacagtgggccatcagtgagacaacagtgagacatcagtgagacaacagtaagacaacagtgagacatcagtgagacatcagtcAGACAACAGTGAGCCATCAGTCAGACAACAGTAAGACAACAGTGGgccatcagtgagacaacagtgagacaacagtgggccatcagtgagacatcagtgagacaacagtgagacatcagtgagacatcagtgagacaacagtaagacaacagtgggccatcagtgagacaacagtgagacatcagtgagacaacagtgagacaacagtgggccatcagtgagacatcagtgagacaacagtgggccatcagtgagacatcagtgagacaacagtaagacaacagtgggccatcagtgagacaacagtgagacatcagtgagacaacagtgggaCAACAGTGGgacatcagtgagacatcagtgagacaacagtgggccatcagtgagacatcagcgagacaacagtgagacaacagtgggacatcagtgagacatcagcgagacaacagtgagacaacagtgggacatcagtgagacaacagtgagacatcagtgagacatcagtgagacaacagtgggacatcagtgagacaacagtgagacaacagtgagacaacagtgggacaacagtgagacaacagtgagccatcagtgagacatcagcgagacaacagtgagacaacagtgggccatcagtgagacatcagtgagacatcagtaagacaacagtgggccatcagtgagacaacagtgagacatcagtgggccatcagtgagacatcagcGAGACATCAGCGAGACAACACtgagacatcagtgagacaacagtgagacaacagtgagacaacagtgagacaacagtgagcCATCAGTCAGACAACAGTGGgacatcagtgagacatcagcgagacaacagtgagacaacagtgggccatcagtgagacatcagtgagacatcagtaagacaacagtgagacatcagtgagacaacagtgagacaacagtgggccatcagtgagacatcagcgagacaacagtgagacaacagtgggccatcagtgagacatcagtgagacaacagtaagacaacagtgggccatcagtgagacaacagtgagacatcagtgagacaacagtgggacaacagtgagacaacagtgagacaacagtgggacatcagtgagacatcagcgagacaacagtgagacaacagtgggacatcagtgagacatcagcgagacaacagtgagacaacagtgagacatcagtgagacaacagtgagcCATCAGtcagacaacagtgagacaacagtgggacaacagtgagacaacagtgagacaacagtgggacatcagtgagacatcagcgagacaacagtgagacaacagtgggccatcagtgagacatcagtgagacatcagtaagacaacagtgagacatcagtgagacaacagtgagacaacagtgggacaacagtgagacaacagtgagacatcagtgagacatcagtcagacaacagtgagacaacagtgggacaacagtgagacatcagtgagacatcagtaagacaacagtgagacaacagtgagacatcagtgagacaacagtgagacaacagtgggccatcagtgagacatcagtgagacatcagtaagacaacagtgagacatcagtgagacaacagtgagacaacagtgggccatcagtgagacatcagtgagacatcagtaagacaacagtgagacatcagtgagacaacagtgagacaacagtgggccatcagtgagacatcagtgagacatcagtgagacaacagtgggccatcagtgagacatcagtgagacatcagtaagacaacagtgagacatcagtgagacaacagtgggccatcagtgagacatcagtgagacatcagtgagacaacagtgggccatcagtgagacatcagtgagacatcagtaagacaacagtgagacatcagtgagacatcagtaagacaacagtgagacatcagtgagacaacagtgagacaacagtgggccatcagtgagacatcagcgagacaacagtgagacaacagtgggccatcagtgagacatcagtgagacatcagtaagacaacagtgagacatcagtgagacatcagtgagacaacagtaagacaacagtgagacaacagtgggccatcagtgagacaacaCTGTTTcatcagtgagacatcagtcAGACAACAGTGGGACAACAGTGggacaacagtgagacaacagtgggaCATCAGTGACACAACAGTGggacatcagtgagacaacagtgggacatcagtgagacaacagtgagacaacagtgggccatcagtgagacaacagtgagcCATCAGTCAGACAACAGTGGGACAACAGTGggacaacagtgagacaacagtgagacaacagtgggacatcagtgagacatcagtgagacatcagcgagacatcagtgagacaacagtgagacatcagtgagacaacagtgagacaacagtgggccatcagtgagacaacaCTGTTTcatcagtgagacatcagtgagacatcagtaagacaacagtgagacatcagtgggccatcagtgagacaacagtgagacaacagtgggccatcagtgagacaacactgagacaacagtgagacatcagtggGACATCAGtaagacaacagtgagacatcagtgagacaacagtgagacaacagtgggccatcagtgagacatcagtgagacaacagtgagacatcagtgagacatcagtgagacaacagtgggtcatcagtgagacatcaataagacaacagtgagacatcactgagacaacagtgggccatcagtgagacaacactgagacaacagtgagacatcagtggGACATCAGtaagacaacagtgagacatcagtgagacaacagaTGAAGCAACTGTGTCAGAGACATTTTAGTGTCGTGGACGTCGTCATCAGGACTGATGGAACTCCATCAGTCGGACGCCGCCCATCAGTGAAACTGATGTGATCAGTAATAAaatactgtgtttgtgttttggcaGCATCATCGTGGACAAAATCGACACCAACAAAGACGGATTCATTTCTGAGGACGAGCTGAAGAACTGGATCAAACTGGCTCAAAAGAGACACGTGTTGGACAGCGTGGAGCATCAGTGGAAAGACTTCGACATGAACGACGACGGTCTGATCAGCTGGGACGAGTACAAGAACGTCACATACGGCAGTTACCTGGGTAAGAAGTGTCAGCAGCAGTTATTAATGCTCTGATGAATTttctgattgattaattgattgattgattatccTTTACAGAGGACCCTAAGACAGACACAGAGTAcaactacactcacatgatggCGAGGGACGAGAGACGTTTCAAAGTGGCAGACAGAAATGGAGACATGATCGCAGACAAGCAGGAGTTCACAGCTTTTCTTCATCCTGAGGATCATGATCACATGAAGGACATCGTGGTGCAGGTGAGAGTGGTGTCACAGATGTGATGTCACTGGCATGATGTCACTGGCATGATGTCACTGATGGCATGTTTGCTCACTGTCACAGGAAACGATGGAAGACATCGACAAGAACGGCGATGGTTTCATCGACCTGAAGGAGTACATCGGTGAGTTATCTCTTTCTGTCAGGAAGTGACAGGAGTTTAGCTTGAGCGTCTCCCCCCTCTGACACAGGTGGAGGTCACATGACAGGAAGTGCTCAGTCAGCCAATAGAAACTCTGCTGactttttgaaatatttcattattgATTCCTAAACAGAACGGTGATGTCATCGTATGTTCATGTTAAAAGGTCACGCAGTGTGAAGAACTCGTTTGTCTCTTTATCTCGTGGTCGTAGGAGACATGTACGCTGCCGAGGAAGAGGACGATGAAGAACCAGAGTGGGTGGCGACCGAACGTCAGCAGTTCTCCGAgttcagagacaaaaacaaagacggAAAAATGGACAAAGAAGAAACTCTGGACTGGATCCTCCCATCGGACTACGACCATGCCGAGGCCGAGGCCAAACACCTGCTGCACGAGTCGGACGCCAACCAAGTGAGACACCTGTTTAACCCTTTAATCACTGACGTAAACTCGCCTGTAATCACTGATGTATACTCGCCTGTTTAACTCTTTAATCACTGACGTATACTCACCTGTAATCACTGACGTATACTCGCCTGTTTAACTCTTTAATCACTGACGTATACTCACCTGTAATCACTGACGTAAACTCGCCTGTAATCACTGATGTATACTCGCCTGTTTAACTCTTTAATCACTGACGTATACTCACCTGTAATCACTGACGTATACTCGCCTGTTTAACTCTTTAATCACTGACGTATACTCACCTGTAATCACTGACGTATACTCGCCTGTTTAACTCTTTAATCACTGACGTAAACTCGCCTGTAATCACTGACGTATACTCGCCTGTTTAACTCTTTAATCACTGACGTATACTCACCTGTTTAACTCTTTAATCACTGACGTATACTCGCCTGTAATCACTGACGTATACTCGCCTGTTTAACTCTTTAATCACTGACGTAAACTCGCCTGTAATCACTGACGTATACTCGCCTGTTTAACTCTTTAATCACTGACGTATACTCACCTGTTTAACTCTTTAATCACTGATGTATACTCGCCTGTTTAACTCTTTAATCACTGACGTATACTCACCTGTTTAACTCTTTAATCACTGATGTATACTCGCCTGTTTAACTCTTTAATCACTGACGTATACTCACCTGTAATCACTGACGTATACTCGCCTGTTTAACTCTTTAATCACTGACGTATACTCACCTGTTTAACTCTTTAATCACTGATGTATACTCGCCTGTTTAACTCTTTAATCACTGACGTATACTCACCTGTAATCACTGACGTATACTCACTTGTTTAACTCTTTAATCACTGATGTGACTCAGCTGTTTAACTCTTTAATCACTGACGTATACTCGCCTGTTTAACTCTTTAATCACTGACGTATACTCACCTGTTTAACTCTTTAATCACTGACGTATACTCAGCTGTTTAACTCTTTAATCACTGATGTGACTCAGCTGTTTAACTCTTTAATCACTGACGTATACTCGCCTGTTTAACTCTTTAATCACTGACGTATACTCACCTGTTTAACTCTTTAATCACTGACGTATACTCAGCTGTTTAACTCTTTAATCACTGACGTATACTCGCCTGTTTAACTCTTTAATCACTGATGTGACTCAGCTGTTTAACTCTTTAATCACTGACGTATACTCGCCTGTTTAACTCTTTAATCACTGATGTGACTCAGCTGTTTATCTCTTTAATCACTGACGTATACTCGCCTGTTTAACTCTTTAATCACTGACGTATACTCACTTGTTTAACTCTTTAATCACTGACATGACTCACCTGTTTAACTCTTTAATCGCTGACGTATACTCACTTGTTTAACTCTTTAATCACTGACATGACTCACCTGTTTAACTCTTTAATCACTGACGTATACTCGCATGTTTAACTCTTTAATCACTGACGTATACTCGCCTGTAATCACTGACATATACTCGCCTGTTTAACTCTTAAATCACTGACGTACACTCACCTGTTTAACACTTTAATTATTGATGTATACTCACCTGTTTAACACcatttttttctgcctttgttCAGGATGGAAAACTCACCAAAGATGAAATCCTCAACAACTACGACATATTTGTTGGGAGTCAGGTGACGGACTTTGGGGAGGCATTACTACGACATGACGAGTTTTAGAGACGTAGcagatttttaaatatttactcctgtttttcgaagaataatttattttatacagaAGCTTTTcacaactgtgtgtgttcacgtTTGGACTTTAAAAACTGCTTTGACAGGTCACTTTGAtcttttttaagtattttacacattttatttacatttcttcGGACCATATATTTTGTCCTTGTCGGGTTGTTTCTGCTCTTCACTGTGGTTGATGTTAGAGTTTTCacttttctgctgctgtgatcagtttcctgtttttgtgtttgtgttcatcgCTGACTGATTTCTGATCAGCACTCTCAGTCCAGTACCAACAGTTAAAGATAGTCCAGATCTTTAACGAAACTCTTCTCCACCAACATGGATCAGGTTCTGTTCTGGTTCCTTCACCTCACATTAAACTGTTTGATCAAACGTTCATTTGATCAGAACCTAAAGTTGGTTTCTACCTGTAAAATCACCATTTTTTTCTTGACCTGAAGTGAaaagtgtgacatcatcagtgggtgtgtcctgttctacatgtTGGAAAGAGAGGGCAGAGTCTTGAAGTTTTTTAATCATTGATTCCTGCTGgttttggattttttggggataaaaacaaacatcgTTAGTGACAGAACA
Encoded here:
- the calua gene encoding calumenin-A yields the protein MIRPLLMCFVLCVVSGSSKPTEKKSRVHEEEPLSHLEHDDHKNYDYDHEAFLGQDEAKTFDHLPPEESKRRLGIIVDKIDTNKDGFISEDELKNWIKLAQKRHVLDSVEHQWKDFDMNDDGLISWDEYKNVTYGSYLEDPKTDTEYNYTHMMARDERRFKVADRNGDMIADKQEFTAFLHPEDHDHMKDIVVQETMEDIDKNGDGFIDLKEYIGDMYAAEEEDDEEPEWVATERQQFSEFRDKNKDGKMDKEETLDWILPSDYDHAEAEAKHLLHESDANQDGKLTKDEILNNYDIFVGSQVTDFGEALLRHDEF